In one Winogradskyella sp. MH6 genomic region, the following are encoded:
- the galE gene encoding UDP-glucose 4-epimerase GalE — MKVLVTGGLGFIGSHTVVELQNKGFEVVIIDNLSNSSIDVLDGITAITGIKPHFEKIDLREKTDVVQFFEKHKDIVGVIHFAASKAVGESVKEPLMYYENNIGTLVYMLQSVSKLEKQNFIFSSSCTVYGQADELPITENAPVKPAESPYGNTKQIGEEIIRDTCKVNDKLRSIALRYFNPIGAHPSAEIGELPIGVPQNLVPYITQTGIGMREQLSVFGGDYETPDGTCVRDYIHVVDLAKAHVIALERLLEDKNLENYEVFNLGTGKGSSVLEAIHSFDRVSGKKLKYQIVGRREGDITAAYADTTRANDVLGWKTELSLDDAMASAWKWEQKIRNK; from the coding sequence ATGAAAGTATTAGTAACAGGTGGTTTAGGTTTTATTGGTTCTCATACTGTTGTAGAGCTTCAAAATAAGGGTTTTGAGGTTGTAATTATAGATAACTTAAGTAATTCATCAATTGATGTTTTAGATGGAATAACTGCAATTACAGGTATTAAACCACATTTTGAGAAAATAGATCTTAGAGAAAAGACTGATGTTGTTCAGTTTTTTGAAAAGCATAAAGACATTGTTGGTGTTATTCATTTCGCAGCAAGTAAAGCTGTGGGTGAGAGTGTAAAAGAGCCTTTAATGTATTATGAAAATAATATTGGTACTTTGGTATACATGCTACAATCTGTTTCTAAACTTGAAAAGCAGAATTTTATCTTTAGTTCATCCTGTACGGTTTATGGCCAGGCAGATGAATTGCCAATTACAGAAAATGCTCCAGTAAAACCTGCAGAATCTCCTTATGGTAACACTAAACAAATCGGTGAAGAAATCATTAGAGACACTTGTAAAGTAAATGATAAACTAAGAAGTATAGCTTTAAGATATTTTAATCCTATAGGTGCGCATCCTTCAGCAGAAATAGGCGAATTGCCAATTGGTGTGCCTCAAAATTTGGTGCCATATATTACGCAAACAGGAATAGGAATGCGAGAGCAATTATCTGTTTTTGGTGGAGATTATGAAACGCCAGATGGAACATGTGTTAGAGATTATATCCATGTGGTAGATTTAGCAAAAGCCCATGTTATAGCTTTAGAACGCTTATTAGAAGATAAGAATCTTGAGAATTACGAGGTATTCAATTTGGGGACGGGAAAGGGAAGTTCTGTTTTAGAAGCTATTCATTCTTTTGATAGGGTTTCAGGTAAAAAATTAAAATATCAGATTGTAGGAAGAAGGGAAGGCGACATTACTGCGGCTTATGCAGACACAACAAGAGCAAATGATGTTTTAGGTTGGAAAACTGAACTTAGTTTAGATGATGCTATGGCATCAGCATGGAAATGGGAGCAAAAAATTAGAAATAAATAA
- a CDS encoding glycoside hydrolase family 17 protein — MSLRKEKFLALASIDYEGMSIDDLRKLFRKTLKSGMHGLCSSPYEEGQEPGDQLTEAQIRRRLEIMKPYTKWIRSFSCTEGNELIPKIAKEMGMKTLVGAWLGDDPEINKNEVEGLIKLSLEGVVDIAAVGNEVMYRGDLTEEELLQKIYHVKDALKDTKIPVGYVDAYYEFEERPAITDACDIVLANCYPFWEGCDLDYSLLYMKDMYNKAYRAGKGKKVIITETGWPSEGTNLQGAFPSEENAIKYFINTQKWSKEEDIDIFYFSSFDESWKVGGEGDVGAFWGIWDKTEKLKY, encoded by the coding sequence ATGTCTTTAAGAAAAGAGAAATTTTTAGCATTGGCATCTATTGATTATGAAGGGATGTCAATTGATGACTTAAGAAAGTTGTTTAGAAAAACGCTAAAGTCTGGCATGCATGGTTTGTGCTCTAGTCCTTATGAAGAAGGTCAAGAACCAGGAGATCAATTAACAGAAGCGCAAATACGACGTCGATTAGAAATCATGAAGCCATATACCAAATGGATAAGGTCATTTTCGTGTACTGAGGGTAATGAGTTAATTCCTAAAATAGCAAAAGAAATGGGAATGAAGACCTTGGTAGGAGCGTGGCTTGGTGATGACCCAGAAATAAATAAAAATGAGGTAGAAGGACTCATAAAACTATCTCTTGAAGGAGTGGTTGATATTGCTGCAGTTGGTAATGAGGTGATGTATAGAGGCGATTTAACAGAAGAGGAATTGTTGCAAAAAATTTATCATGTTAAAGATGCGCTTAAAGACACTAAAATTCCTGTAGGTTATGTAGATGCATACTATGAGTTCGAAGAAAGACCAGCAATTACAGATGCTTGCGATATTGTTTTAGCAAATTGCTATCCGTTTTGGGAAGGTTGTGATTTAGACTATTCTTTATTATACATGAAAGATATGTATAATAAAGCTTATAGAGCTGGTAAGGGTAAAAAGGTAATTATTACCGAAACAGGGTGGCCAAGTGAGGGTACAAATTTACAAGGCGCTTTTCCTTCTGAAGAAAATGCGATAAAGTATTTTATTAATACACAAAAGTGGTCAAAAGAAGAAGATATTGACATATTCTATTTCTCATCATTTGATGAATCATGGAAAGTAGGAGGAGAAGGAGATGTTGGTGCTTTTTGGGGTATTTGGGATAAAACCGAAAAACTTAAGTACTAG
- a CDS encoding metal-dependent hydrolase family protein yields the protein MKTLLSILAFVFVTVLSAQNTYLHCGKLIDTESGKVLAEQTIIVSGNKIVSVEKGYKIPSNNEDTVIDLKSKTVMPGLIDMHVHIESETNPKSYLEGYTLNDADVAFNSVQYAEVTLMNGFTTVRDLGGSGVNVSLRNAINAGKVKGPRIFTAEKALATTGGHADPTNGASRELMGNPGPKEGVVNGVDDAKKAVRQRYKNGADLIKITATGGVLSVAKSGQNPQFTVEEIKAICETAKDYGFHVAAHAHGDEGMQRAILGGVKTIEHGTLMSDETMELMKKHDVYLVPTITAGKFVSDKAKIKGYYPEVVVPKALDIGPKIQDMFGRAYKAGVGIAFGTDAAVFYHGENGKEFGYMVEAGMPAIETIQSATVTNAMILKMEDKLGQIKDGFIADIIAVNDDPTKNISTMENVVFVMKEGVVYKN from the coding sequence ATGAAAACTCTACTCAGTATTTTGGCATTTGTATTTGTAACTGTTTTGTCAGCACAAAACACTTATCTGCATTGTGGAAAATTAATAGATACTGAGTCTGGTAAAGTGCTTGCTGAGCAGACAATTATAGTTTCAGGGAACAAGATAGTTTCAGTTGAAAAGGGTTATAAAATACCTAGTAATAATGAGGATACTGTTATAGATTTAAAATCTAAAACCGTAATGCCAGGTCTTATAGATATGCACGTGCATATTGAAAGTGAAACCAACCCAAAATCATATCTTGAAGGTTATACATTGAATGATGCCGATGTCGCTTTTAATTCTGTTCAGTATGCAGAAGTCACTCTAATGAATGGTTTTACGACTGTTAGAGATTTAGGTGGTTCAGGAGTTAATGTATCTCTAAGAAATGCAATAAATGCAGGAAAAGTAAAAGGTCCAAGAATTTTTACGGCAGAAAAAGCTTTGGCTACAACTGGTGGCCATGCAGATCCTACAAATGGTGCTAGTAGAGAATTAATGGGAAATCCTGGACCAAAGGAAGGAGTAGTCAACGGAGTGGATGATGCCAAAAAAGCAGTAAGACAGCGTTATAAAAATGGTGCGGACTTAATTAAAATAACGGCAACAGGAGGTGTGCTGAGTGTTGCAAAAAGTGGTCAAAATCCACAATTCACTGTTGAAGAAATTAAGGCTATTTGTGAAACAGCTAAAGATTATGGATTTCATGTTGCGGCACATGCTCATGGCGATGAAGGTATGCAAAGAGCCATTTTAGGAGGTGTAAAAACTATTGAGCATGGCACTTTAATGAGTGATGAAACTATGGAACTTATGAAAAAGCATGATGTTTACTTAGTGCCAACCATTACGGCAGGGAAATTTGTGTCAGATAAAGCTAAAATAAAAGGCTATTATCCAGAAGTTGTTGTGCCAAAAGCCTTGGATATTGGACCAAAGATTCAGGATATGTTTGGCAGAGCATATAAGGCTGGTGTAGGTATTGCTTTTGGAACAGATGCTGCGGTTTTTTACCATGGAGAAAACGGAAAAGAATTTGGTTATATGGTTGAAGCAGGAATGCCAGCAATCGAAACCATTCAAAGTGCTACAGTTACCAATGCAATGATTCTTAAGATGGAAGATAAACTAGGTCAAATAAAAGACGGTTTTATTGCAGACATTATTGCGGTAAATGATGACCCAACAAAGAATATTTCCACAATGGAAAATGTTGTTTTTGTGATGAAAGAGGGAGTTGTTTACAAAAACTAA
- a CDS encoding LacI family DNA-binding transcriptional regulator — translation MTTLKELAKLLNISVSTVSKALNDSHEISENTKRRVNELAEKLNYKPNRIAQQLKSNRTKTIGVILPTVTNPFFAEVLHGIETSATKNNYDIIVCLSDESLTKEQRSLELLSNGSVDGFIMAVARESQVEEQTTHINTVINSKIPVLMFDRVVNEILCDKVVVDDFQSVYEATEYLIKKEKRKHILLVSNIEELSVGKLRIKGYQKAIEDANLKSNVLKLSKVDDVEKHVYKYLQNNSDTDAIVSIDHITGIIAINMAKKTGKIVPKDLSVIGFGYEHTQLLSSPKISIVHQKAYEIGEMSVKLLIDNLQSDDHKTQTIVVPSELKLSESTK, via the coding sequence ATGACTACTTTAAAAGAATTAGCAAAACTCTTAAATATTTCGGTTTCAACAGTTTCAAAAGCACTGAACGATAGCCATGAAATTAGTGAGAATACTAAAAGAAGGGTTAATGAATTGGCAGAAAAACTAAATTACAAGCCTAATCGTATAGCTCAACAATTAAAGAGTAATAGAACAAAGACAATAGGTGTAATTTTGCCGACCGTTACAAATCCTTTTTTTGCTGAGGTTTTACACGGTATAGAAACTAGTGCTACAAAAAACAACTACGACATTATTGTCTGTTTGTCAGATGAGTCATTAACAAAAGAACAACGTAGTTTAGAATTGTTATCTAATGGAAGTGTTGACGGTTTTATAATGGCTGTAGCAAGAGAAAGTCAAGTAGAAGAGCAAACAACACATATAAATACTGTTATTAATAGTAAAATACCAGTCTTAATGTTTGATAGGGTTGTTAATGAAATATTGTGTGATAAGGTTGTGGTAGATGATTTTCAATCTGTATATGAGGCTACGGAATATTTAATAAAAAAAGAAAAAAGAAAGCATATTTTATTGGTAAGTAATATTGAAGAGCTCAGCGTTGGAAAGCTTAGAATTAAAGGTTACCAAAAAGCTATTGAAGATGCTAACCTAAAATCTAATGTATTAAAGCTCAGTAAAGTTGATGATGTAGAAAAGCATGTATACAAATACCTTCAAAATAATTCTGATACAGATGCTATTGTATCCATTGACCACATAACAGGTATCATTGCTATTAATATGGCAAAAAAAACAGGAAAAATAGTACCCAAGGATTTATCTGTAATAGGATTTGGGTATGAACATACACAGTTGTTGTCTAGCCCAAAGATTTCAATAGTTCATCAAAAAGCCTATGAAATAGGTGAGATGTCTGTAAAACTACTAATTGACAATTTGCAATCAGATGACCATAAAACACAGACTATAGTTGTGCCAAGCGAACTTAAATTAAGCGAGTCTACTAAGTAA
- a CDS encoding DegT/DnrJ/EryC1/StrS family aminotransferase, giving the protein MKKIQMVDLQSQYAKIKDVVDTSIQEILESAAFINGPKVHQFQKNLEDYLGVKHVIPCANGTDALQIAMMGLGLNPGDEVITADFTFAATVEVIALLQLTPVLVDVDPITFNIDVAAIEKAITPKTKAIVPVHLFGLAADMDAIMALAEKHNLYVIEDNAQGIGASYTHKDGSKTKTGAIGHVASTSFFPSKNLGCYGDGGAIFTNDDDLAHIIRGIVNHGMYERYHHDVVGVNSRLDSIQAAVLDAKLPHLDSYNEARRNAARKYTEAFKNHPKIITPSGNTTCDGICDICDCHVFHQYTLNLNDVDRDALVKHLQENNIPCGVYYPIPLHLQKAYRDERYNEDDFKVTNQLVKSVISLPMHTELDDEQIEFITSTVLNFINQN; this is encoded by the coding sequence ATGAAAAAAATACAAATGGTTGACCTTCAGAGTCAATACGCAAAAATAAAAGATGTTGTAGATACTTCAATTCAAGAAATTTTAGAAAGTGCAGCATTTATAAACGGACCAAAGGTTCATCAATTTCAGAAAAACTTAGAAGATTACCTTGGTGTAAAACATGTCATCCCTTGTGCTAACGGAACAGATGCACTACAAATTGCAATGATGGGTTTGGGACTTAATCCAGGCGATGAAGTTATTACTGCAGATTTTACCTTTGCTGCAACGGTAGAGGTAATTGCTTTATTGCAGTTGACACCAGTTTTGGTAGATGTAGATCCAATAACTTTTAATATTGATGTAGCAGCTATTGAGAAGGCTATTACACCAAAGACTAAGGCTATTGTTCCTGTTCATTTATTTGGCTTAGCCGCTGATATGGATGCAATTATGGCTTTAGCAGAAAAACACAATCTTTATGTAATTGAAGACAATGCGCAAGGAATAGGTGCTAGCTATACACATAAAGATGGCTCAAAAACTAAAACAGGAGCCATAGGTCATGTAGCTTCAACATCATTTTTTCCTTCTAAGAACTTAGGTTGCTACGGTGACGGAGGTGCTATCTTTACAAATGATGATGATTTAGCACATATTATAAGAGGTATTGTAAATCATGGTATGTACGAAAGATATCACCATGATGTAGTTGGAGTAAATTCTAGATTAGACTCTATACAAGCTGCGGTGTTAGATGCAAAATTACCACATTTAGATAGTTATAATGAAGCAAGAAGAAACGCAGCAAGAAAGTACACTGAAGCGTTTAAGAATCATCCAAAAATCATAACACCATCAGGTAATACAACTTGCGATGGTATATGTGATATTTGCGATTGTCACGTTTTTCATCAATATACTCTAAATTTAAATGATGTTGATAGAGATGCTTTAGTTAAGCATTTACAAGAAAATAATATTCCTTGCGGAGTCTATTACCCAATCCCTCTTCATTTACAGAAAGCTTACAGAGATGAGCGTTATAATGAAGACGATTTTAAAGTTACAAATCAGTTGGTTAAATCGGTAATTTCTCTACCAATGCATACAGAGTTAGATGATGAGCAAATTGAGTTTATTACATCGACTGTTCTTAATTTTATAAACCAAAACTAA
- a CDS encoding 3-deoxy-D-manno-octulosonic acid transferase has protein sequence MLKLLYSLGIYIASFVLNLLALFNPKLKLGVIGRRKTFKTLEKHINRNDKTFWFHAASLGEYEQGLPVFEALKEKYPDYKVILSFFSPSGYEVRKNSKIADVVVYMPLDTKANARRFLNLVNPDYTIFVKYEIWPNFLLELKKRKHKAILISAVFRKSQSFFKWYGGFMKKALFAFDHIFTQNEASKTLLESISYNDVSVSGDTRFDRVSNQLKIDNSVDFIEDFKQDRLCIVFGSTWPEDDKLYMDYINTLDFEKVKVIIAPHNIKPSYIESLKSQIKVKSICFSELSNKKNLSNYSVFILDTIGYLSRVYSYADIVYVGGAAGTTGLHNILEPAVFGVPIIIGKNYSKFPEADALIKLGGVTSVPTLTDFNSTLKTLVSDEPYRKSQGLINKKYIEKNKGAVIQILKFIRI, from the coding sequence ATGTTGAAACTACTTTATTCTTTAGGAATTTACATTGCAAGTTTTGTGCTTAATCTGTTAGCGCTTTTTAATCCTAAGCTAAAACTAGGTGTTATTGGAAGACGCAAAACATTCAAAACCCTAGAAAAGCATATAAATCGCAATGACAAAACATTTTGGTTTCATGCTGCTTCTTTAGGTGAATATGAACAAGGGCTCCCAGTTTTTGAAGCTTTAAAGGAGAAGTATCCAGACTATAAAGTGATACTTTCATTTTTTTCGCCTTCGGGTTACGAGGTTAGAAAAAATTCTAAGATTGCAGATGTTGTGGTTTACATGCCATTAGACACCAAAGCAAATGCAAGAAGGTTCTTAAATCTTGTAAACCCTGATTATACCATTTTTGTAAAATATGAGATTTGGCCAAACTTTTTGCTTGAACTAAAAAAGAGAAAACACAAAGCCATACTTATTTCTGCAGTATTTAGAAAATCTCAAAGCTTCTTTAAATGGTATGGAGGTTTTATGAAAAAAGCGCTATTTGCTTTTGATCACATTTTTACTCAAAATGAAGCCTCTAAAACACTGTTAGAAAGCATTAGCTACAACGATGTTTCTGTTTCTGGAGACACAAGATTTGACCGAGTGAGCAATCAATTAAAAATTGATAATTCAGTAGATTTTATTGAAGATTTCAAGCAAGATAGATTATGTATTGTTTTTGGTAGTACTTGGCCAGAAGATGATAAACTTTACATGGACTACATTAATACACTAGACTTTGAGAAGGTAAAAGTTATAATTGCCCCACACAATATTAAACCTAGTTATATAGAGTCTCTTAAATCTCAAATAAAGGTTAAGTCTATTTGCTTTTCTGAATTGTCTAATAAAAAAAATCTTTCAAATTATAGTGTTTTCATCTTAGATACTATAGGTTATCTCAGTAGAGTCTATAGTTATGCAGACATCGTATATGTTGGTGGTGCAGCTGGAACAACTGGTTTACATAACATTTTAGAACCAGCAGTATTTGGAGTACCTATAATAATTGGAAAAAACTATAGTAAATTTCCTGAAGCTGACGCTCTTATTAAACTTGGAGGAGTAACTTCGGTACCAACACTGACAGACTTTAATTCAACTCTAAAAACCTTAGTTTCTGATGAACCTTATAGAAAAAGTCAAGGTTTAATCAATAAAAAGTATATAGAAAAAAATAAAGGAGCAGTCATCCAAATATTAAAATTTATACGTATATAG
- a CDS encoding T9SS type A sorting domain-containing protein produces MKKITFLIFLLSTVLAFGQSLPVDFEDGTTAPQFQFGNLGFGNIVNPDQSGLNVSTRVLEINKPDSADWFGGIGFETPGLPLVDLANGTEFTMKVWAPTAGQSIRFQIQNGLSGEPTYNRDVVINSAMTWVEVSFDFTSQPGLTGTEQYPIIVIQPNYDPACEGASPACTTVGTGNGGIWYIDDIVQVGAVVDPNEDASLSDLTIDAVTVSGFSPNTLTYDVELPNGTTMAPTVAGVATQAGNGSSNVSVTQASGVPGSATVDVTAPNGVDMQTYTVNFTEAPALPPAAPTPPSIPSISIISDVFTNVTVPQVDTFGGTLTNFDLNTDGNEEARLITGGSGFQFNFFPGNAFIDISPAGFLHLDVYCDNLADNDILRIRLLDPDPGVNGANIARYEFSAAQAGTWVSIDLEIPNGTNLNDFGDIDSASSPVDLTNLSLIQFNTLDLGSGLASKEVYISNVYFYGGTLSTLDVEATIDFKVFPNPTQADWSISSSNIINSIAVYDILGKQVLSLKPNSNQVVLDASSLRSGIYITKIEGENGTKTVKLVKN; encoded by the coding sequence ATGAAAAAAATTACTTTTTTAATTTTTCTATTGAGTACAGTATTGGCTTTTGGTCAATCTCTACCTGTAGATTTTGAAGACGGTACAACTGCACCACAATTTCAATTTGGTAATTTAGGGTTTGGCAACATAGTCAATCCTGATCAATCAGGGCTGAATGTTTCTACAAGAGTATTAGAAATTAATAAACCAGATTCTGCAGATTGGTTTGGAGGTATTGGTTTCGAGACACCAGGTTTGCCACTTGTAGACTTAGCAAATGGAACAGAATTTACTATGAAGGTTTGGGCACCTACTGCTGGTCAGAGTATTAGATTTCAAATACAAAACGGTCTAAGTGGAGAGCCAACATACAATAGAGATGTAGTTATTAATAGTGCTATGACTTGGGTGGAGGTTAGTTTTGATTTTACTTCTCAACCTGGATTAACAGGTACAGAACAATATCCAATAATAGTAATTCAGCCAAATTACGATCCAGCATGCGAAGGAGCATCACCAGCATGTACAACTGTGGGAACAGGTAATGGAGGTATTTGGTATATAGATGATATTGTACAAGTAGGCGCTGTTGTAGACCCAAATGAAGATGCTTCACTTTCAGATTTAACAATAGATGCTGTTACTGTTTCAGGATTTTCACCAAATACTCTAACATACGATGTGGAGTTACCAAACGGAACAACAATGGCACCAACAGTTGCTGGTGTTGCTACTCAAGCAGGTAATGGTTCGTCTAACGTTAGCGTTACTCAAGCGTCTGGTGTGCCAGGTTCAGCAACTGTAGATGTTACAGCGCCAAACGGTGTGGATATGCAGACTTATACGGTTAACTTTACAGAAGCACCAGCCTTGCCGCCTGCAGCACCGACGCCACCTTCAATCCCTTCAATTTCAATAATTAGTGATGTATTTACGAATGTTACTGTACCTCAAGTTGATACTTTTGGTGGTACTTTAACCAATTTTGATTTAAATACAGATGGTAATGAAGAAGCAAGGCTAATTACTGGTGGATCAGGATTTCAATTTAATTTTTTCCCAGGTAATGCATTTATAGATATTAGTCCTGCTGGATTCTTGCACTTAGACGTTTACTGTGATAATCTAGCCGATAATGATATTTTGAGAATACGTTTACTAGATCCAGATCCAGGTGTTAATGGAGCAAATATTGCTAGATATGAATTTTCTGCTGCCCAGGCAGGAACTTGGGTTTCTATAGATCTTGAAATTCCTAATGGAACTAACTTAAATGATTTTGGAGATATTGATAGTGCGTCTTCGCCTGTTGATTTAACTAATTTATCGTTAATACAATTTAACACATTAGATTTAGGAAGTGGTCTAGCCTCAAAAGAAGTGTATATAAGTAACGTGTATTTCTATGGAGGCACATTATCAACTTTAGATGTTGAAGCAACTATTGATTTTAAAGTTTTCCCTAATCCTACTCAGGCAGACTGGAGTATTTCTAGTTCTAACATTATAAATAGTATAGCTGTTTATGATATTTTAGGTAAACAAGTATTGTCTTTAAAACCAAACTCAAATCAAGTTGTGCTAGATGCTTCTTCATTAAGATCTGGAATTTATATAACAAAAATTGAAGGAGAAAACGGAACTAAAACAGTTAAGCTGGTTAAAAATTAA
- a CDS encoding helix-turn-helix domain-containing protein, giving the protein MVFLRHILVFAVVLLFFSKGYATSYNNTNSKIDVESLSKKGLDSILKVQKEKDSVERADLIKINERLLSDNTSDSIAVTKTLAILYSENNNADKASKHIKKYIKDTQDLSILNDHVFSGIKSDAKYDHLTEEYKPHFNFLALIHAFTGIIGIFIVIILFAKQNLDKTSVWLIGAFILFHSFFMLHVSLFVSNYNLMFPHSFYISTPFSFLYGPLLYFYFKRVVENYKISLKDAVHLIPTILLIIWLIPYYSLSATEKFNLLVENTESVDVGRKVLVVIKALSLSLYAAGIYIIYKNKRQKINTNNPEVKSRALWEKTIMIIFVCYALAYLLHGAVVVRMVEYMPFNYLKSVFMIAMIFYMALMSGLRPEIILNANGDAFGINKLPLKYEKSNLTQSLSSELKDKLVDLLTHQKVYKDNSISLEMLSEMLGTTRHNTSQVINEHFDMSFYDLINHYRILEAVDIFDEDQKRNLNIIEVAYEVGYNNKVTFNKAFKKHMNQTPSTYIRSLRLA; this is encoded by the coding sequence ATGGTTTTCCTAAGGCACATATTGGTATTTGCCGTTGTGCTCTTGTTTTTTAGCAAGGGCTATGCTACTTCATATAATAATACGAACTCTAAAATCGATGTAGAATCCCTTTCTAAAAAAGGACTAGATAGTATCCTAAAAGTTCAAAAAGAGAAAGATTCTGTTGAGCGTGCAGATTTAATAAAAATCAATGAAAGGTTACTTTCAGACAATACAAGCGACTCAATAGCAGTTACTAAGACATTAGCTATATTATATTCAGAAAATAACAACGCAGATAAAGCTTCAAAACACATAAAAAAATATATTAAGGATACCCAAGACTTATCCATCCTTAATGATCATGTATTTTCTGGGATTAAAAGTGATGCCAAATACGATCATTTAACAGAAGAGTATAAGCCGCATTTTAATTTTTTAGCATTGATACATGCTTTTACTGGTATTATTGGAATTTTTATAGTCATAATTCTTTTTGCCAAGCAAAACTTAGATAAAACCTCAGTATGGTTAATAGGGGCTTTTATATTGTTTCATTCATTTTTTATGTTGCACGTTAGTTTGTTTGTATCTAATTACAATCTAATGTTTCCGCATTCATTTTATATATCAACTCCATTTTCTTTCTTATATGGACCATTACTTTATTTTTATTTTAAACGAGTAGTTGAAAATTATAAAATATCTTTAAAAGACGCTGTACATTTAATACCAACCATCTTATTAATTATTTGGCTTATACCTTACTATAGTCTAAGCGCCACAGAAAAGTTTAACCTGTTAGTTGAAAATACAGAATCGGTAGATGTAGGTAGAAAAGTTTTGGTTGTTATAAAAGCATTGTCGTTATCTCTTTATGCAGCAGGAATTTATATTATTTATAAGAACAAGAGACAGAAAATTAACACCAATAACCCAGAGGTGAAAAGTAGAGCACTTTGGGAGAAAACCATTATGATTATTTTTGTTTGCTATGCTTTGGCATATTTACTTCATGGTGCTGTGGTAGTAAGAATGGTAGAATATATGCCTTTTAATTATTTGAAATCTGTGTTTATGATTGCTATGATTTTTTACATGGCTTTAATGTCTGGATTAAGACCAGAAATTATATTGAATGCAAACGGAGATGCTTTTGGAATTAATAAGCTGCCATTAAAGTATGAAAAGTCTAATCTTACCCAAAGCCTATCAAGCGAATTAAAAGATAAATTAGTTGATTTATTAACGCATCAAAAAGTGTATAAAGACAATAGCATAAGTTTAGAAATGCTTTCTGAAATGCTCGGAACGACTAGGCATAACACATCACAGGTTATAAATGAGCACTTTGATATGAGTTTTTATGATTTAATAAATCACTATAGAATATTAGAGGCGGTAGATATTTTTGATGAAGATCAAAAACGAAATCTAAATATTATAGAAGTGGCTTACGAAGTTGGTTATAATAACAAAGTAACCTTCAATAAAGCATTTAAGAAACACATGAATCAAACACCTTCTACTTACATTAGGTCACTTCGATTAGCTTAA